The genomic interval CTTGTGTGGGTTTTCTTGACGTTTCAAACTACTTCCTTTCAGAATTGGGCTATCGTTACCTGGTGGTCAGGATACTTaattctgtatctttttttagTGAGGACAAAAGCCGGAGACGGGAGCATCACTAACTCTTTGTAGCATGTTTTCAAGTTACAGATGTGGAAATTCAACCAGCTGAATACCGAGTAGCTTTGGTGACACTCACGTGTGGTCTGTGTTCAAGAATTCTCAAAACGTGCTCCTGGGGAAATAGAAACTCCTCGGGGGTAGCATTTCtctttaatattttgatttctctttttaaactaaatgcTAGCACTTGTTAGCagtcctttcttcctttccagctCTTTATCTTAGAGGAAACAAAGCTATGCTTCCTGTTACATAGGGGTTTTGCCATGTTCAGGCTGGCTCTGGGCTGGCTTCTCAAATGTGGATGTGGTATTATAGGTTGGTCACCGACAACCTGGAAGGAAACTGCTGATTTCTCAGTGTTCGCCTCTTTGATATAGCTGACTTGCCAAAGAGCTCTTAAGTGTGCTGGCTTTAGCAGTGGTTTTTATCTAGTCTGTCCTTTGATTGAAGGAGTGAAGTCCTATTAATATTGAGTGGAAGTGATACTTGTAGATCAAAAAAAGCACCTGGTAAGTATAAAGAATATAAAAGCCCCTGTTATATTGGGCTGTTGAACTCTAAGGAACTGCTAGTATGCAGAAAAATAGTGAGTAATCTTAGAGGTGAAGTTCAGCTTCCTTTCTATGGTGAGGAGCTGAAGTTAGTTTTACTTTGTTTGTTAAAACAGACTTCTTCCTCGGAAGGCATCTAGGCTAAAACCTGTAAAATAAGGAGCATTACAGTGGAGCTTAGTGGTAGTTCTTTGTATTATCAGGTCTAGATGCTTGTGCGTGAAGACTGGAAATTAGTAGCACCTCTCCCgttttaaaagttttgaatGTGTATTAACTGTAAAGTCACAGAATGGCATGATCTTCTACTTTGAAGTTTGATTCAAGAAACTTCAAAGTTCTTCCTATCACTAGAAGAACCACAAAGAAACTTTGTCACTTTGAAGTTTGGTGCTAAAGTTGCACTCAGACTTCAAATCTGACCCAGGAAACTGCTGTGGTGGCACCTCTCACTTGGATCTTTGAGCTGTTCTCAGCCTATGAGCTAGCAGTAGGATGGTCATACAGAGTAAagtctaaaattaatttttaatagtgtTTTGCTGAATAGCTGCAAGGTGATTTATTTCAGCTTCAAACTACAGTTCTGGAGCTCTCTAGAAGGAGTTCAGGTAGATGGTGTGCCTTCTCTCTTTAGTAGAAAGCTAATGTTTGAGGCAACTAGACTTGTGTTTCCTCAGAAGTTTTGGAATCTAGTCTGAGGCAGTGGCTTAGTATATCTTGCAGAATTTTGACCTGGCTTGGAAATGCTAGGTGAGGCCATAGTTctaatttgttttccattattACTTTTTGTGTCTCAGTGAGGCAGAAATCTAGTTCAGGGATGTAAAGGGCAtagccggggagggggggagcagTGGTAGGTGGACAAGCTTTGTGTAACCCATTTGAGCTGTGGAAAACACTGATAGATGTGACTGAGTGCAAACTTTTCAAGCAAACTTAAACAAGTAGGCTTCTTGCAGAAGGCTTACTTTAAGGTGGCCTTGATAGATAAAAGAAACTGCTGGTAACGCCTGCGATGACAAAATGAAGTAGTACTGACTAAGAGGAGAATTTGAACTTGGGTGGTTTTTACTGtagtcattttttttctcttagaagtaactgaaaaatgtaatggTGTCCAAACTGTTTGGAGGCTATCCATTTAAGGACTTGTCTTCTGAACCAGCCTTTTCTGGATACTGCTCCTGAAAGGTTGCGGATGGCTTTATCTGAAAACTAAGTCCTTATATTGGTTTTTAAAACAGTCTACACTGGTGGGCAGTTCTGTCCTGTGTAAGGCTTTTTAGAATGTGGGGCAAGTAAAACTCGTGTCAGCTGCATCCACCTACTAATAGCTGGTGAACTTGTATTCAGTTTCAGATTCTTtacaggaagaaagcagaagttaaatattaaaatactggtaaagagaaattccaggcaaaCTGTTTGGTACTTTCATATACTTAAGGTATCTGAAGATGGAGCAGTGTGCTTTGTAGTCATGCTTCTATGGCAGCTGTATCCTTCAAATATCTCTGAGTTGAGGGGGGGAAGGGGCCTCTGAAGTTACAGGGTTTTAAATGAATTTCTCGAATAGTCTTGAAGGATGGTTGTACAGAGACTGTTGTTTGACTTTAAATTTCTTACTCAGTTTGCATAATCTTACTTTGCCAATTTGCTATATACCAGACGAAAAGAAACTTCAGGTTTTCCTCTTGAAGGAGCAGTTAAAAAGGAAGCAACTTCTAATCAGCtgtaaaacttctcttttcagaTTCCTTTGGGGCAGTGAGTAGTGAGCTTTTGTCCCATCATGCAGATCCTGACCCTGACTGGCAGACTGACAGACTAGATACAGGCTGACAGATTAATCTTAGTACAAAAACTTTTCCACTGTGTATCTAAAGCAGGTCTAGCTCACCTATTAAACATTTGTCTTTTACCACATGTTCACCTGACTGGTTATATTAGGTTCTTCATATGGGTAACTGCTGGCAATATTCAATCCTGTCACTTTGTGCTGTAATCTCAAGTTTGTGGCTTGAAATGAAAGTCTAGTAATTTTTAGTATCTGTAAAGACATATCGCAATTCTGTTACAGCTGTTGGCATactattttgctctttttaacAGGTCTTACATTGTTGTTCTATAATTTTTTACATGTGATTAGAAGAGTTGGAAGTTGAGTGAAGAATATATCTTGGTATATAATTCAGAGACCCCATCTTGTCCCTCttgaaattaaaagcagcatcAACTATTGTGCCTGAACCCAGCTCCTGCAGTTGGCTTTGCTTgtgtttttcctgttctgtaGAGTCAACATGGTTGCTATGAAAACAGACATAAACAATAGCACAGTGAGtgccagctgctgccaccaTAGTAGACAGCTCTTCACCCTTGGGTGTCCTAATAAAGACTGGGATGAAGCACAGAAGACTGGGTTATGTGTAAAATCCAAGTATACCTCCTAAGTGCTCAGACAACCagttgttttattctttttaacatATGTTTAAGATCTTATTGCATCTTACCGTTGCAGAACTTCATTTTAAGGGCAAATACCATCATCTAGTTCAGCGGGAAGGTAGATGTGGGATTACAGAAGTAGCATACTAAAGTTTATCTCTCTTGTACTTTGAATTCCCAGGCTTCTACTGTGGTTGGAAGGATGGATAAGCACTTCTATACTGATGATGATTGGAGAGAGAGGAACTGTTTTGAGGGAGGAGTGGCTAAAAAGCCACAGTGAACTTGTTCAACATTggagtaatttaaaaataactctaaataaaaattcatgttTAGATATTTAGCTCTTAAATGGAGAGTGTATATCAGGATGCTAATTCTGGTTCCTTCTTGTGGTCCTGTGTTCTTACTGCTTCTGTAGTGGCTTTCTTGAAGATGCAACTCATGACCATTCCTGGTAATCTGGAATGCTGGGTGGTttggaggggaagaaagcaTTCTGTAACATAAATAAATTGTAGGGTTACAGGAGGATTATCTTGAGGGATCAGGTAAACTGACCAAACATACCAGATAATGATTCTACTTCTGTTGGATTAAGAACAGTGAACTAGGAGAGAGCATATGACGTATTTAAACTCAAGCTTTGTTTTGATGAAGTCTCCTTGACATGCgtgtttttaaataagtgtaCTTTAAGCTTGTCTTCAAGcaccctttaaaaaaagactccAATTTAAATGTTTAACTTCCTTGTTCTTTTCTAGTTCTAGAAGTCTTGCGTAACTGTTTTACAGCTTAGGGGAGTTAGGTACTGTGACTGCAGTCTGTTTAACCCACCCCGTCCTAATCACTGCTTCAGTGGCCTGTTACAGGCTGACTTTCTGCTCAACGAAATGCATACCTCCATTCCCCAATATGGGCAAAAGAAGTGGTTTATACTGTCTCGGACAGGCATGCCTATCTGATGTTTCCCTAGCATTCTAAGGATATTTTCCAAGTTAGCCTTCTAGATATCTGGCAAGTGTCTGGTGTCTTTTAGGGAAGTCGGATGtcttaaacattttctttcatgtaaaCCTGGGAGTGAAGCATGCATCCTGAGCTATAGGTTAATATATTGAAGTTTGTCATTCTTGTTTCTCAGAGTTTAACTGCTGTTTAGGTCATGAAAGAACTGAAGTCTTCAAAAGTTAAGCTAACGTGCTCTTTAAGGCTTTAGGTTTAATACTGCCTATTCTTAAAATTAGCTTCTAGAAAGAAGCTTGAGTAGTCAATAAATGTAGTAGCTGCCAGCCAGACACTTCAGGAGAAAGTGTAGCAACTACcaggaagaaataatttgtaGAGATAAGTAGCTGGCTTTTGAGTATAACTCTGAGGAATAAGGAAGAAGGTGTGTTACTGAAGGAGAGAACAACAGTAAGGCTTTTATCTGCTACAGTTGTTTTAATAGCGATGATCGGATATTGTACAAGAAAGTATTGAGTTAGCCAGAAGTCCTGCTTGGTTTTCGTTGCCTTTGCCGGGAGGGTGGGAAACCTCTAAATCTCTTATTTTAATGTAGCCTTTGGTTGGGGtaggggaaggtgttctaaaaATGTCTGTCTTCCTCAGGCAGGTAATCTGCAGTCATGAGCAGCAACGAGTGCTTCAAGTGTGGACGTACCGGCCACTGGGCTCGGGAGTGCCCTACTGGAATTGGCCGTGGTCGTGGGATGAGAAGCCGTGGCAGAGGTGATTGATCACTGTGGTTTACACTTTATTTGTATAGTAAGATCTCTAGCTTGACTGTTCTGTATAATGTGTGAAACTGGCTTTGTTAGTCTGAATGAAGTGAAGAATTTAGGACACAAATTAGTAATCAATTTCACTGGTTCTTGCCTCTGCATAAGAATTTTGCCAGGGGCATCTGAGAGTGAAGTTAACTTGTGAATTGAGCTGGCAGTGTCCTTGATTAGCTGTTGGAGAATATTCTGAACTTAATCCTGAagccttttttctcctgttaccCATTTCAAGCAGGCTTCCAGTTCATGTCTTCATCTCTTCCGGACATCTGTTACCGCTGTGGTGAGTCTGGCCATCTTGCCAAGGACTGTGATCTTCAGGAGGATGGTAAGTATCACTAAATATTCTATCTCTTCAATCATATGAACAGGGATCTGTGGTTGAAGAGAAGGATGCAGTACACTGATCATAATTCACTGGAAACACGCTGTACATGTCCTTCATTAGAAGCATGCTATGTCTCACTCTACCAAGGTTTTATAGTCTTGTTTGGTGTGTTTTTCTTATTGTGGAAGCCTGCTATAACTGCGGTAGAGGTGGCCATATTGCGAAGGACTGCAAGGAGCcgaagagggagagagagcagTGCTGCTACAACTGTGGCAAACCTGGCCATCTGGCTCGTGACTGTGACCATGCAGATGAGCAGAAGTGCTATTCTTGTGGAGAGTTTGGACACATTCAAAAAGACTGCACCAAAGTGAAATGCTATAGGTAAGAACTGACAAGAGGCAACTGCAAAATGTAGCTTAAGCGATAGATGCattctgtatttaattttggTTAGGAAATGCAGCTGAAACTTTGACCAGGTAGTTTTTCTTAAACACTTACCTACTGTTGTGCAAAACTGAGACTTAAACACCTGTTAGCAAAGTCAAGTAATAGATTCAGTGATGCGCATCTCTAGGTGGTCAGAACAATGCAGATGTTAAATCACTTAAGCTGTACAGGAGAAAGGGCTGTATCTTTTTGCAGAAGGTGATGCGAAGTACTTGCCTGTAGCACAAACTTAAATTAGAGTTGGGTACCCCGTGTCTTAAGCTGGAACTGACAAACTCCAGCTGTACAAATGGGTTGACTGGCACATCCAGCAGGAATTTGCTTAAGATGCCTTGGTTATAGGAACTGCAACGTACAGGGGATGTTAGATCAGTTTTAAACACCAGCTTCAAAATGTTGTCTAGTTTTTGAATGCAGGCCTATACCAGAAACAGCATGTTCCTGAGCAGTATTCTTCACCCCCACCAAGATTCCCTCctgtggaggaaggagagggaaaacaCGGTGCACTTGAGTTAAAACTAACTACTTTCAAAACAAGGTTAAACTGTAGACGGACGCATTGGAGCAGGCAAAAcctgacagtaaaaaaaaaaaaccccaaacataccACTTCTCTATTTGATGTGTGGTGGTTTTGGCATATACAGTGATTAATGTGAGTTGATCATTTGGAGGACAGTTCCTGGCTCTGGTGAAGACAGAAAATTGCCTCATGTCAAAGAACTCTGGAACATTGAAGCAGAAGTCTTGGATGTGGAACTCATTGTTGCATGAAATTTAAGTAGATCATGTACTTGACAGAATAGGATTGCTTTTCTGAGTAACTGTTCTGGATGCTTCTGATAAAATCATTTGCTTTTTCCAGGTGTGGTGAAACTGGCCATGTAGCCATCAACTGCAGCAAGACCAGTGAAGTCAACTGCTATCGCTGCGGCGAGTCAGGGCACCTTGCACGGGAATGCACAATTGAAGCTACAGcctaattattttcctttgtcgCCCCTCCTTTTTCTGATTGATGgttgtattatttttctctgaatccTCTTCACTGGCCAAAGGTTGGCAGATAGAGGCTACTCCCAGGCCAGTGAGCTTTACTTGCCGTgtaaaaggaggaaaggggtGGAAAAATCAACTTTCTGCATTTAACTacaaaaatgtttatgtttaGTTTGGTAGAGGTGTTATGTATAATGCTTTGTTAAAGAACCCCCTTTCCGTGCCACTGGTGAATAGGGATTGATGAGTGGGAAGAGTTGAGTCAGACCAGCAAACCCTCTCTGGGTTACATGGAAGTGATCCTatgcaggaggaaagaaattctGGAAGTGTCTAAACTTCCTCATAACTTTAATTTTATTACAATGGCCTTGGATTGTCTGACCTCAGTAGCTGTTAACACCAAGTAATATCTGTATCGGGCCCTACCTAGAGCATATAGCTGAGTGGGAGTAAACAAACAAGATGCACATGCCTGTTAATGGccatgagagagagagagagagaaatcaggAATAAACTTAAAAGTAACAATAATTCAGTCAATGAATGTTCATGTTGGAGATATAGAACGTAAGGGGAAGcttttgaataaatatttcaaagtaaatCTGAAACCCAGACATCCGTGCTCATAGCATATACAATTTGGAGCTATTCAGGAGttgcaaataaatgcattttcacagaaatcaaGATGTTATTTTTGTATACTATATCACTTAGACAACTGAGTTTCATTTGCTTGTAATCAGTTTTTAAAGTAAGATGGTAAAAGCAATTGAAGTCCTAGAAcatagaaaatgtaattttaaactATCAATaaagctggaggaggaaggggagttTGGCTAAAgttccttttgtttatttttggttttcatgTACACAGTGCAAAATAACATATTAAAAAGGGGTATGTGGAGGTGTAAAAAGTTTAGTTTGGACTTTTCTTTTGTACTGTCTTAAGTTTCCATGCGGTAGCATCAAACTGTAAATACATGAAGTATGCAGTCCTTCCAGACCGTTGTGTAACTGCATATGTTCATGTGAATGGAGTGTGTGGTCTCAGTGGGTTTGTTTCATTTATGCTGATGCagttaaagcttttctttaaaaatcactgaaggAGGCACAAAAGTTGTTGAAGGTACAGCAAGTTCCAAATCCGGAGTAGTTTAAAGGTCTGTTAGCAGTACTTCAGCCTTCATAGATGTCGTTACCCTAAGAACTATCACATAAAAAAACCATCTAGTATGACAGGCGCTTCCTATTCCCTTACATTGTTCTGCTGATTGACTAAGGGTTAGTAAACAGTTAGGAAGTTACACAGATGAAAAGGGAGCTGCCTGAGAGTGTGTCTTGAGCACATCTGCTCTGTAAGCGAATAAAGTCATCTTGATGTGCAAGAAAAGCAAGGGCAGGTGTTCTTGACTGATCAGTGCTTCACCTATGGTGCAAGTGTCGAAGGTGTGCCTTGAACACCTGGTGTCGAAGGCAGCCGAGGGCAGCTTCCGCTGGTGTGCGTCCTGAGCTTGGGGCTGTGCAGGAGCTTGAACGGATCAGATGGAATCTGTCTGTTTATGATGAGGGGTAGTGTACTCAGCTTGTGTTTGCATCTTCACACACAAATGAAAGGCTTTCCTTACTTTGAAGTCCCAAAGTGTTTTTTCATAGGCTACGTACGctacagcagtgaaaaaaattacctgtgaTGTTGGGATGGTTTGTGGATCTCTTCAGAGAGAAGTACCAGACTGGTAATCTGCAGCTATGCTGGAGTAAAACAGAATTGGCACTATGCCTTGTCTTCTAGATCTGTGTTATAATTAACCAGTTAAGTATCACGTTAACGTTTGCAGTTATTTTGGAAGCAAGGCTGTTAAGTGTGACACAGTCATGCAATAATGCCCCTGAAGGTTGTGGTCTTCAGAAACAACTTAAGcctgtggctttcagcagaCTATAGCAAATAGGCGAGGCTTACAGAAGAGCGGTCAGAACTCCTCAGTTGGTGAACTAGAAGATCCCAATGAGGGGTCTTCCCTGGCACTGCTTGAAACTGTAAAAGCAGGCATATCGCCTGATACAATCTTCCTGTTGTTTCAGGAAATCTGATACCTAAAATACGTGCGTCCAAGAAAATTGTGACTGTCGTAGCTGCTGTGTCACGTCGGCTGAAGTCTGATCAGGTTACTGCTGTTTTGCAGTGGGCTGCCATAGCAATTTAGAGTTCCAtaacatttaatgaaataaagatTTATAAAGAACTAAAGTGTTCAGCCTTGGTTTGATGTTCAAAGCCTGTGCAAAAATGTTGAGCTGTAgttcagggagaaaaaggaagattcTTGGTAAGAATACAAAGTACAAGGTGACTGGAGCCCAGATCGGTTGGCTGGCAGCAGTCAACCTGAGCAGGTTTTAGAAAGGCTGAGTTGGTCCTGCTGTGAAGATGGAAGGAAGCAGGCTGCCGGAAGAAGTCTCTTTATTTGAAGCACTTAAAAGAGGGAATGTTCTTGTACTGCTTTGCGTAAGCAGGAAAAAATCCTGAGTATTTGCTACTGCCTGGTCAGTGTGACATACAGATGTAGAAGGCAGGTTCTAACAGAGTGTAAAACCAAAATGAGATGGTGACTGTTGTTATAGTTGGTTGTGATTCTTTGGCAGGATGCCTCTTGGCCAACCTACTTGCTGAAGAACAAAGCCTTTCAGCTCCGGTGGAACTGAGGGGTGAGGAAGAGGTTCTTGCCTGAGTTGGggcgtttgggtttttttttttaaatagctgctgtgggagcacaaatgtatttttgagtCTTAAACACAGTTGCCAAAACCCTCATAAAATCCACACTTGAGATGAGTGGGTTGTCTTGGGGTAGTAGAGATGGCCTAATTGTACCATATTCTTGTT from Haliaeetus albicilla chromosome 24, bHalAlb1.1, whole genome shotgun sequence carries:
- the CNBP gene encoding CCHC-type zinc finger nucleic acid binding protein isoform X2, which translates into the protein MSSNECFKCGRTGHWARECPTGIGRGRGMRSRGRAGFQFMSSSLPDICYRCGESGHLAKDCDLQEDACYNCGRGGHIAKDCKEPKREREQCCYNCGKPGHLARDCDHADEQKCYSCGEFGHIQKDCTKVKCYRCGETGHVAINCSKTSEVNCYRCGESGHLARECTIEATA
- the CNBP gene encoding CCHC-type zinc finger nucleic acid binding protein isoform X3, yielding MSSNECFKCGRTGHWARECPTGIGRGRGMRSRGRGFQFMSSSLPDICYRCGESGHLAKDCDLQEDEACYNCGRGGHIAKDCKEPKREREQCCYNCGKPGHLARDCDHADEQKCYSCGEFGHIQKDCTKVKCYRCGETGHVAINCSKTSEVNCYRCGESGHLARECTIEATA
- the CNBP gene encoding CCHC-type zinc finger nucleic acid binding protein isoform X4, translated to MSSNECFKCGRTGHWARECPTGIGRGRGMRSRGRGFQFMSSSLPDICYRCGESGHLAKDCDLQEDACYNCGRGGHIAKDCKEPKREREQCCYNCGKPGHLARDCDHADEQKCYSCGEFGHIQKDCTKVKCYRCGETGHVAINCSKTSEVNCYRCGESGHLARECTIEATA
- the CNBP gene encoding CCHC-type zinc finger nucleic acid binding protein isoform X1: MSSNECFKCGRTGHWARECPTGIGRGRGMRSRGRAGFQFMSSSLPDICYRCGESGHLAKDCDLQEDEACYNCGRGGHIAKDCKEPKREREQCCYNCGKPGHLARDCDHADEQKCYSCGEFGHIQKDCTKVKCYRCGETGHVAINCSKTSEVNCYRCGESGHLARECTIEATA